A genome region from Gemmatimonadota bacterium includes the following:
- the rsmH gene encoding 16S rRNA (cytosine(1402)-N(4))-methyltransferase RsmH has protein sequence MGLADSYNHVPVLAGEISDMIVWDKSGTYVDGTIGGGGHARAIMDKLDTTGRLIGLDRDLEAVRVSRARLAGATPRVDIMHRDFTELASVLEAERIPRVDGLLLDLGVSSYQIDTPGRGFSFQSEGPLDMRMDRGGALTAADIVNRGSRDEIERIIGEYGEERQARSVANAIVRSRAKSPLTSTTELAETIRSAVRRRWAIKSCARVFQALRIAVNQELDRLRTALDNLLPLLSGRGRFGVISYHSLEDRMVKRTFETWASDCICPPGLPQCVCEHERVAVLHTRRAVVASREEVTANPRARSARFRMIERLPDDQGARRNLHHLFRPERPT, from the coding sequence AGATTCGTATAACCATGTTCCCGTTCTTGCCGGGGAAATATCCGATATGATCGTCTGGGACAAATCGGGCACATACGTGGACGGAACCATCGGAGGAGGCGGCCACGCGCGCGCAATCATGGACAAGCTGGATACAACCGGCCGGCTGATCGGGCTGGACAGGGACCTTGAAGCAGTCCGCGTGTCCAGGGCCAGGCTTGCGGGCGCGACCCCTCGCGTGGATATCATGCATCGTGACTTTACGGAACTGGCGTCCGTGCTGGAAGCGGAACGCATCCCCCGGGTGGACGGGCTATTGCTGGACCTTGGCGTGTCATCGTACCAGATCGATACGCCTGGCCGCGGTTTCTCCTTCCAGTCCGAAGGCCCGCTCGATATGCGCATGGACCGGGGCGGGGCGCTGACGGCAGCCGATATCGTTAACCGGGGTTCCCGGGACGAAATCGAACGGATCATCGGGGAGTACGGCGAGGAACGGCAGGCCCGCAGCGTCGCGAACGCGATTGTCAGAAGCCGCGCGAAGTCACCGCTGACCTCCACCACCGAGCTGGCCGAAACCATCAGGTCGGCGGTACGACGCAGATGGGCGATCAAGTCCTGTGCCCGGGTGTTCCAGGCACTGCGGATCGCCGTGAACCAGGAGCTGGACAGATTGAGAACGGCGTTGGATAACCTGCTGCCGCTGTTGAGCGGCCGGGGTCGTTTCGGCGTCATATCCTATCATTCGTTAGAGGACCGCATGGTCAAGCGGACGTTCGAAACCTGGGCTTCGGATTGCATCTGCCCACCGGGACTGCCGCAATGCGTGTGCGAGCACGAGCGCGTCGCCGTGCTGCACACCAGGCGAGCCGTCGTGGCTTCACGGGAAGAGGTCACGGCCAACCCACGGGCCCGAAGCGCCAGGTTTCGTATGATCGAACGCTTGCCCGACGATCAAGGCGCACGCAGAAATCTGCACCACCTATTCCGACCGGAGAGGCCGACATGA